A section of the Falco biarmicus isolate bFalBia1 chromosome 3, bFalBia1.pri, whole genome shotgun sequence genome encodes:
- the LOC130145542 gene encoding acrosin-like: protein MWRVVIGATRLTQLGPEAQVRNIKRLLLHQGYSNITQRNDIALLELDQPVQCNAYVQLACVPDASLRVSQLKNCYISGWGATTARCEYRGSTRVPSASLARSGPLLGLPDSRGQSPSQPAGTYAS, encoded by the coding sequence ATGTGGCGCGTGGTGATCGGTGCCACCCGGCTGACTCAGCTGGGCCCTGAGGCCCAGGTGCGCAACATCAAGCGGCTGCTCCTTCACCAAGGCTACAGTAACATCACGCAGAGGAacgacattgccttgctggagctggaccaGCCTGTGCAGTGCAACGCCTACGTTCAGCTTGCCTGCGTGCCCGATGCCTCGCTGAGAGTCTCGCAGCTGAAAAACTGCTACATCAGCGGCTGGGGTGCCACGACTGCAAGATGTGAGTACCGCGGAAGTACTCGTGTGCCGAGCGCAAGCTTGGCACGCTCGGGGCCATTGCTTGGGCTTCCTGACAGCAGAGGCCAGAGCCCGAGTCAGCCTGCGGGGACGTATGCCTCTTGA